The genomic window ATCTCCTGGTTCTGGAAGAAAAGCAGATCttggggagctctggggtggcacaggtggGGAGTAACACCAGGGCCCATCTGCCATCAAGCACGCGTGGGAAAGGGCAGCCAGCTCCTACCCGTGGCCCTGCAACAGCTCCTCTGTGCATCCAGGCACTGTGCTCACCCCTCCTCATCCAGCCAGACCTCggtgctgcagagagctgcagcaagccagccccagcccacaCCTCTGCAAACCGGCACACGTAAGCCAGCAATGCCCATTCtgcccaaaaaatccaaaccaaccccacaaaacacaaaaaaaaccccaagcgaacaaaaaaacaccccaaaaaccaaacccacgAAACACCTTCTGGACCAAAAATCTGGAGGACACCTGCGGCATCAACAGGATGCtcagggcagccacaggaactgctggcagggctgcgGAGAGGCCGGGGCAGGTTGTTACCTTCTGCTGCAGGGTTCTCTCCAGGGACTCCACCTTCATCTGCTCCTTGCGCAGCCCCGCGTGCAGCGCCGCGCTCTCCGCCTTGGCCTTGGTGCGCACCTGGGCGATCTCCTCGTtggctctggggacagagggggccAGTGGCCAGGTCagggggcaggcaggagcaccACGGCACATGCAGCAACTGCAGAGCCCGGCTCTGCTCGCCTGGATACGACAGAGGGGGTTTGCCCCTATGGAAACTGGATGAAACTGGGTTAATTCAGCCCCTCGAGccccctctgctccttcaggGCCAAGCTAAACCCTCTCACCACCCACTTCACTCGGGGTTACACGTGCTGGTGAGCTCCTGCTCATCAGCTGAGCCCCAGGGCTGCGCAGCCCCTTCGTGCACCACTCTGAAAGATGGGAACTTGGTAAGTGACCGTAAATAGACCGTGACCCTCAGattctccattaaaaaataaataagcagagATCAGAGAATGCGTTCAGGGATTCGCTCTGCCTTGCTTAGAGACGCTTGAGCCCGAGGTTGTAAAATGCAGCTTTTCACATCattcagctcctgccttccagccTCTGGAAAGCAAATGAAGCTGCTTCCCTACAAGGTCTTGAAGCACCCAGCAATCTCATGCATGACCTTACTTGTCCAATTTTTCTTCTGCGTGGACTTTCAGGGCCTGATAGCGCTGCTCTTCCTGCTTGACACGGGTTAGATAATCTTGAGCACATTTCTTCAGAGCTTCTTCATTCTGGAAAAGACAGTACATCCATCTGCATTGGGACTGGGCACAAAGACATTGCCCTGACAGGATGATAGATACTGTTCTGAGTGTAAGAAAAAAggtttcaaaaaaaacccagcttctGCTTTGTGCTGGAGCTCCTTATCCAGCTCAGCAGCATAGAAACACGGAGTGTGACTGCCCAGGAACCCTGTGTCCAGGgaccagagctgcagggagaaagGGCAAACCGAGCTAAGGACCTTCTTAAATCCTTCCAGGACGCCCTTCAGGTTTTCGTATCTCCTGAACAGATCTGACAGGGACCTCTCCACCGAGTTCAGGTCTGCCAGAGCCTGGTCCTTTTCCAttgtgagctgctgcaggttcTTCTGAGATGTCATGTTTGTCCTCTGCTCATCCTCTGGGATGGAGAACAAACAGAAGGACACAGGGATtgagtggggacagctgtgacAGCCAGCTCCCCGCCCTGCACACCTGGCAGGTGACAGCACCCTACCTATCATCTGGGCAATGGTCTTTTCATACTCAGCCACGATCTTCctagaaggaagagaaaaaacaaacaggtgAGAGGCCAGTGATTTTGGGAACACGcacctgcagctgtgctggcagcaatCTGCCCCACAGGAGGCCCTGCTGGCCCATGCCCTGTCACCAGTGCACCCCCACAGGAGCAGGGTCACAGGGCCCAGATGTTGGGGCTGCACCACCCATCAGCGCTGCTCCAAAACCTGCCTGTGCCGCTGGgagagctggcacagctcacGGGATTCTATTTCTGCAGCAAAGGAAcgagcaggacacagctggcacTAAGAGAACATTGACACAGCACCAGCACTAAGAGAAGTCTCTGCCAGGACACCCCGGCCTGGTGAGGCTCACCCCTCACGTCCCACTcagcctcctgccccagcagagccctgcaagGGGACAGCTCCTACCTCATCTCCAGCACTTCCTGCCGGCTCTCCTCGTATTTCTTCTTCCACTCGTTGGCCTCGATCTCCTTGGTGATTATCTGGGGATAACCAGACACAGGACCCTTGGGATGTGCTCTGAGGGGcttcccctctctgtcccaCCCACGCAGGGGATCAGATCCCCCCTCCCGGGCagaacagagctgcccctgctgccctgtgctgaggtgcagtgaggagcagcccaggggacagggacagggctgtcaCCTCCAAGGGgcagcccaggggacagggaaagggcTGTCACCTCCAAGGGgcagcccaggggacagggacagggctgtcaCCCCCGAGGGgcagcccaggggacagggacagggctgtcaCCCCCGAGGGgcagcccaggggacagggacagggctgttACCTCCTCTCTGATGAGTGTGAGCACGGCTGCCTTCTCGGACTCGCTGAGGCAGATGCCAGCCAGGGGACTCTCGCTCCTGCTCACGCTGGGGCACTTGTCCATGGAGCACAGCCCGGGATTGTCCTGGGGGAATTGCCCAGCTGGGATGTTGGGGGGGGTTCTTTTCACCCACCTCCCTTTTTATCAGCATCTGCTCACGTACTGCATTCCCCTTTCTGCACACACAGATGTGCTCACATCCAACTTCCCTTATCCCACGGCTGGTTTAAAAATATCCCCAGCTTGAGGGTCTCTGCTGACTGTGAGCCACAGGGGGGGTGGGCTGCAAGGCTCTGGGCTGTCTgtctccagcccctcccagtcTGGTGGGGACAGCACTGCAGCTGACGTGCTCGaattgctgctggcagctgcagggacatttcCTGGGCCTTGCTGTTCACCCAAAGGAAGCTGTGGGGGAAGCAGACTTcacccctctgcagagcaggggtCCAAGGGCCAGCCCCACTCATCCCTGGTGCTCCAGGTGTCCAGGAGAGCTCTGAAATAGGAGATGCTCACACAGAGATCCTGGTACCCTGCTGTTGCCATTTCGGGTGCCTCTACAGGGACTGGGGGGCTGTTCCCCCATTGCCCACCGCCTTCCTTTCCCAAAGCCCGGCTCCCGTGCCCCACCTGTGCCACAGGGACAAACTGGGGGCAAGGCTGAGCCccaggtgctggcactgcctgccccTCCTTTCACCACCCAGACGAGTGACAGCCGTGCAGCATCTCCCTGCCATAAATAGAGAAGTGCTGGGAGGCAGGAGGCAGCCTGCTCCTCACGGTTTGAAAGGAGAGCACTGGAGCACTTCTCCCCACCCCTCTCCTCCCCCCGGCGCTTCAGCTGCTCAGCTCGAGCTCCCCGAGCCCTTCACGGCCCCCGCAGCTCTGCCGTGGCCGTGGCCAGAGCTGGGAGCCACCCCCGGGGCAGCTTTGGGGCCAGGCACCCCAGCACGGGGGAGGTCCAGCCCACTGTGCTTTGGCAGCagcctcccacagcagcaggtgcACACCTGGGCAGGCACCTGCAGGTACctctggggtggcagcagcctcccacagcagcaggtgcACACCTGGGCAGGCACCTGCAGGTACctctggggtggcagcagcctcccacagcagcaggtgcACACCTGGGCAGGCACCTGCAGGTACctctggggtggcagcagcctgCCCGCAGGACCAGGgcctgcccaggctctgctgggcaccAAAGGAAAGGCTCGCCTTGCCCCACGTCCTTGCGGGGCTCAGCACAGGTAAATCTGCCTCGGAGGGCTCGGTTTTGCTGATGCTGCTTAATCTCATTGTCATCTGTTGTCACCTCAAGCAGCTttggccaggggctgctgggctggcacgGGGTGCCCCGGCAGCAGAGAGCTTCTGGGGCTCCTCGGGGCACGTCAggggtgtcccagcactgctgctggctgcagagcagggctttTGCACTCTCCCCCCACCTCTGCTGTCAGCTGCCTTCCTGAGGGCAGGGCTGAGAAGGCACCAGCACCAAGGGGCCATCAGAGCCAGCCCTGGACACTCCGCGTGAGACACAACCCGTGCTGGCAGCTCGtcccctcctctctgccctccctgtccttcAGGCTCCTTGCAGTGCAGCCCTGGCCCCGCAGtgctcctgccctgtgcccagcacccctccctgcctgcctgcctcccccagcacagcGCCCACCCAGGAGGGATCATCTCTGCCAGGCTCCTCCAGGCCTGCTGGGAAATCGCTGCTATTTTTATCAAGTCCCTGCGTGGGCTTGTCAAGAATTTTACCTCCCAAAGAAGCtcatttcagaaaggaaaaagcaagagGCACTCACAGGGAAGATGCCAGGCCCTCCCTTTTCCATCTGCTTGCAGATCTCCTTTTCAAAACCTAAAGACAACGAAACACAACCTTTTATTGATTTGGAAACGGCACCCTGGGCACACGCACGTTTTCTGAGACAGAGGAGAGTACCTCTGAGCCTCCCCATCCCCTGAGCTTCCCCTCCCAAAGGCGTctctgcccccagctcttgcCCTTGCTGGAATCATTctggttggaaaagccctcgAAGATCGAGTCCCCGGCACTGCCAAGGTCACCATTgaaccctgtccccaggtgccacaacGTGCACCCTGCCAgccctccagcactcctggAGTGGAAACCAACACTCCCCTCTGGTGGCAGTTCAGCCTGTGCCCAcgtccccagggctgcccccgTGCCCGAGAGCACcgaggctgaggaggaggaagaggcacAGGACGTTCTGCACTTCAGCAGGGTGCTGGAACAGACCAGCTGCTCagaccagcccagagcagcagcagcagcccatgCCAGCCCGGCCCAACACCCTCCAAAGGACCTGCCACATGGTAAAAAACATCTCCCCATCTGCAAGGCGTGGGACACCCGGACCTGGGGGACACCCTGGGTGCAGTCATGGGTGCCTCTCAGGACACCCTGCCTCTCAGGAGGGACACCCCGAGCTGCAGGCACGGTGCTGCCTCACGTAGCATGAGGGGTAATTCATGGCTCACACTCACACAACTGCAGACATGATCCATGTGTTAACCAGGCAGAGAACAGTGTGCTTAGAGAGCTCAGCTTGGAGAGGAAGGAGGTAATGTGACACTGCAGACTTCCCACAGCTTCCCTCCGTTTAGCCCggtgccagcagctgcacccACGGCTCCCACCCCATCGCTGCAGGGAGCACCGAGCCCGTGCACCTGCCTGGCCCTCTGGGACCAGCAGCAATAAATAAAccctccagcctctctcccCTGACTGTCAGATTTTCCTCCCCTGAGGACAAAGGACTATTCTCCATGGAGCtggcagcccagcacagccatcgGGAGAAATGATTAATGGGTTCCTGCAGAGGGGAAGCTGCAACCCCCCGTGGTGATTTCTCCTGCTTGCACCT from Vidua macroura isolate BioBank_ID:100142 chromosome 28, ASM2450914v1, whole genome shotgun sequence includes these protein-coding regions:
- the TACC1 gene encoding transforming acidic coiled-coil-containing protein 1 isoform X3, whose translation is MAFSAWQILSPVQWARWTWSAVRGGGSPEEGDGGAGAAEEEDEEEDRDPPAGGSALGFRSGCKVKQHEAQPLVLDISAQDEGVLISEIPDITNRDGRATDEEKLASTTSTQKPAGLEKKAEAEDDLEYFECSNVPVSAGKHRPEAGFEKEICKQMEKGGPGIFPDNPGLCSMDKCPSVSRSESPLAGICLSESEKAAVLTLIREEIITKEIEANEWKKKYEESRQEVLEMRKIVAEYEKTIAQMIEDEQRTNMTSQKNLQQLTMEKDQALADLNSVERSLSDLFRRYENLKGVLEGFKKNEEALKKCAQDYLTRVKQEEQRYQALKVHAEEKLDKANEEIAQVRTKAKAESAALHAGLRKEQMKVESLERTLQQKNQEIEELTKICDELIAKLGKSD